In Nocardioides sp. zg-1228, a single window of DNA contains:
- a CDS encoding nitroreductase family protein → MATVPSFDPAAITVADELLTTTRAVRKRLDLEHDVDDALLREALAAARQAPSGGAEEPLRWLVVKDPGTRAAVGELYQAAYAELDRARPAPSGEAAGQLTKVRQSSAHLAQVMGKVPRIIVVCSTAPAPQAAVGAEAAKFYGSVYPAVWSFQLAARARGLGTCLTTIGLRRSGELAGVLGLPDDWTLCALLPVARITGTTLGAAPRRNGEEVVRWI, encoded by the coding sequence ATGGCCACCGTGCCTTCCTTCGATCCGGCCGCGATCACCGTGGCCGACGAGCTGCTGACCACCACGCGCGCGGTCCGCAAGCGGCTGGACCTCGAGCACGACGTCGACGACGCCCTTCTCCGCGAAGCGCTGGCCGCTGCCCGCCAGGCCCCCAGCGGGGGTGCGGAGGAGCCGCTGCGCTGGCTCGTGGTGAAGGACCCCGGCACCCGGGCGGCGGTGGGCGAGCTCTACCAGGCGGCGTACGCCGAGCTCGATCGCGCCCGGCCGGCCCCGTCGGGGGAGGCGGCCGGTCAGCTGACCAAGGTCCGGCAGAGCTCGGCCCACCTGGCCCAGGTGATGGGGAAGGTGCCCCGGATCATCGTCGTCTGCTCGACCGCGCCCGCGCCGCAGGCGGCCGTCGGCGCCGAGGCGGCGAAGTTCTACGGCTCGGTGTACCCAGCGGTCTGGTCGTTCCAGCTCGCCGCCCGCGCCCGCGGTCTGGGCACCTGCCTGACCACGATCGGTCTGCGGAGGTCCGGCGAGCTCGCCGGGGTCCTCGGGCTGCCCGACGACTGGACCCTGTGCGCGCTGCTGCCCGTCGCGCGCATCACCGGCACCACCCTGGGGGCGGCCCCCCGGCGCAACGGCGAGGAGGTCGTTCGATGGATCTGA